TGTGAAACTGCAAAACTATTTACTTAAAATGACATCATGTCTGGATTCATAGCATAGATACTTGAGCAGAGGAGGACAGGTAGATCAATGACCCAGCAAGGCTAATTAGTGAACAGAGATGAGAGGCAActtgcaaaaataaaaaataaaagggCTGAAACTTAAACTGAGAATATACCATAGCATAGATAACCTGTGCTGCTGCTGATATGTTCAAATACATCTACCTTGCTCTAGAAAGCAGCGGAATGATTTATGCCATCTTCGTACATTCGCTTGTACTTTGTATGAAGTTCCAAATAACCGTTTTCAACTGCATACTGCATGGCATAACATACAAAAGATCAAATGTTATACAATTTTAAGTTCATAAGTATTTATAGTAAATCTTCTTTGGTCCTCTAGGAACAAACTTCCCATGAATATAGGCCTGAATATATTGAATCTTTCCGTCTAACTGAATATTGCATTTCAGACTTTAATCTTCTCAGATCTTAAGAAGCACAAAAATGACAGTACATGTGGTCAACAATGATAACAGATCCACGCCtttgaagaaaatcaaggaaaaTGACCTCTCATATCATTACCAAACCCTGTTGAAAAGATAAGCCTACAGTACATACCTTTGAAGAAACATATTCTACTGGGCTCTGTCTATATGTTGTACTATCTGCAACACTAAACATCAGATCAATCTGTGGCCTATTTGTCCTAACCTTCGAAGAAACATTCTCACTGGACTCTGTCTGTGTGGTGTATCTACAACACTGAACATCAGATCAATTTGTGGCCTATCTGTCCTACAGCTTACCTCAAATGGATGGATGCGTAGGGGGAGTTACAGCAGCCGATTGCACCTCCTTTTCCAAGGCACTCCTCCACAAGGGTTGTATAGCCAGGATAGAAAACACAAAAAACACCACGCATTGGGTTGTCAGCAAATCTTGTCCGGAGAGACCTCTGCGACGGCCAGAGCGCCCACGGGAGAGGCCTCCACCTGAACATCTACACTTGTCAGCAGAAGGGCGGGCGCGTATTAGCAGTCAAGATCGCCCGAGCGCGCATCTCGCGCAGTGGGTCGCGCCTCGCCTGACGCAGGTACTGTCGACGGGGTCAGGGCGACGTCACCGAGATTGTGGGGGCGGCTCCCCGGGGTCGCGTCAGATGGCGTACCTCGCTTGCCGGGGGTGGCTGAACAGTCGCGCATGGCAGCGTCGGTGCGCTCGCTGGGCACTCTCGATCGAGGAGGGTATGCGTACTGGATGCAGGCTGGTGGTGGATTTTTGTGATGAGAGTGACTCATCGGTTACTGAAAGAGGGATGGGAAACGAACAGAGGATCTACGCGAGTGGAACCGGGCGTGGCATTGAAGTTTTATCTTTTCTCTAGTGCTTTTTTTTTAGGATTTGTCTCTATAGTGCTCACGTGGTAACTTGTGCTTCTCATTGGGTCCCTCATGTAAGCCGGTAGTGAAACGATGACGTGGCTAGGATGATGATGTGGATAGCTTGCATGTTAAGAGAATTAGTTTAGTGGGgatgaactatttaggtattatagattCATGTGGTGGAAGGGCTTCCCTTCCTCCCGgtgaaaattcaaaaaaaaaaaaccaaTATTAATGTTGCTAAAAGGTTTTTTGCTGGTAATGTTGCTAAAAGTTTGTCCACTGGTCAAGTATTAATTTGTTACTAGAACATAATGGCGCGCGTTGCCGCGCTCATCCCTCAACAGTCATTTGTGGTTTAGTTGAATGCATATCATTCACATTTCTGAATGAATTATTAGTAGTACTAATCATGCATAGCTTGATCCAAAAAGCACTAGGTATACACGCGAGCTTAATTGCCTGACCTTCCATGCCGATTCTTGGTACTTGAAGTAGCGTTAATGGCCAAGTTGCTCAGAAAGGCCCTTGATCAAGCATACCCTGGCCTGGAGGCAACTAACATTCATCGATTCTTTTTCCTCGCGATCTGTAAACCAGATACTACATTTGATTAGATAGGCAATGAATTAAGAGTGTGCAAACAAATTGCATCAGTTGGCTTGTATCTGCCTTCCCACCTGAACGCCACTTCTCCATGCATAAACCGTTTTCTTAAAACAAAAACTTCATTAGTAAAACTGGATTTGTAGAAAAAGAGTAGTCGTATAGTTGGAATGGGTTAAGCAAATAATTCCTATCATGAGCCACGGTGACAGGAAGGATGAGCTGGGTACTGAAATAAATGAAACCAGAAGTTCAGAACATAGGGCCAACAGTGCATCTCTATCGTCGGTgacttttttttaaaacaaaagagAGTTCTGGAAGTTCCAAAAATACCAGCCTTAACAAATACAGTACTCACATATTCTTGCAAAACTGCACAGAATGTATTATTGCTACATATCCAACATCGCATGAAGTAAATAATTAAGATTATCAACTGGCCATGAAGCAACCTTAGAAAATTACTAATAGCACTAATAAAAATGCCTCTCGATAGCCCATAATTCAATACTTTGGATGACTCTGTATGTACCATAACTAATATGATGATCTGGCAACTGAAATTTTGCTTACCAATGAGATGCATATATCTGACGTTTGACTACATGTGCACTTGAATCCTTGCTAAAATACTTCAATCTCCTGCGGATGGGGCTGATCTTCTCCGGCGGCTGGTTAGGTCTATTGCCCTGCTGATCATTTATCGGCCGGACAAAGTAATCCCCGCCTTCTATCTACATGGGCGTGGGGCAGCGGCGCTGGGCTATCATTATCACCCTTACGGTCTTAAAGAGTGATGAGATGAAGAGAAAAACACAGTATAGAAAAAAGAGCGGCATTAAGGCATATAGCATACTTACACGTGCAGAGCTTCCAAGCCCTCCATTAGTTGGGGATCCAAGATTCTTAGATCTGATACAAATCAGCATAAACCAGTTAGCAGTAAATTAGTAAATACAGTCAATATAGCATATTGGGTGGGAAGCAAACAAAGATAGTCTCGTTGTTTGGATGCAACCCGGAACCTTGAGATGCCATGTGGTTCAATGAATACAGCGCATCGCAAACGAAATTAGGCGATAGCAATGATAAGCAACCAATACATGTTTAAGATCCGCACGTGAAAACATGGTAGAGGACCAGAAGATCGGGACGGAGGGGACCGGAGTCCTCGAAGGAGCACCATCGTCGCCAAGCTCGCCCACGGCAGGACGCCGGCGCATCGAGGAGGGACAGAGAAACTAGGGCGGCGCAGGAGGAATAGAGAAACTGCGATGGGAGGGATAGCGCTCGAAACTGTACCACGTGGGCTGTTAGCAGCGAACTGGAAACAAGTGGGCCTTGCACGGCCCGATTAAGGAGAGAAAGACCAGGTCATTCCGTGGAGAAGCGGCCCGCAAGACGGTATGTGAGGCAAGCGGGCGAACTGGGACGATCAGCGCTAATCTGGATCATAGATTGAAAGATCCGACGGCTGAGACAATCAAATGGCTGTGGAGGCTCCTAACTAGCCTCGTTATACTGTATCTGGATCATAGATTGAAAGATCTGACGGCTGAGACAATCAAATGACTGTGGAGGCTCCTAACTAGCCTCGTTATACTATTTCTCAATAGACGTCGGTCATGCTAATATAGGGCCTTAGTGCCTGTCAGCTTATAATTGCCTGCAAAATTCGAATAAATGTTGATCGGTTTTCAGTCGGATGTCCCATCAAACTATGACGGTGGATTTATTATATATGATATATAACTGTACGTAGATAGTAGATAGATAATAGGTCAGGTGCATTGATTCATCTTTACATGCTCCAAATCAAATGGCCTTCGTTTGTTTGCACAAAAGACCTTGTGCCTGGCGGTGTTGAGAAATGGATTATTCTGATCAAAGGAACATAATTATGTATACATAATAAGCAAATTTCCACTGGTTGAGAAATGGGCTATTCCATATATATACAtacttctcattgcatctgaccaGATGGAGGTGTTGAGAAATGAATTTGCTCTCTCTTCTCATCAAAGGGTGcctggccccacctgtcatatGTGCAGAAAAGCGTTCCCATTGGCCGGCCCAAGTACCGGGTGTGGAGTCCTTGTTTTTTGTGCTATTTTTTAATTAGAAAAATGGTCATGAATCCCAATGtttgggatttcattttttttaaattcatTTTTCTTACAAATTTGTAAGAATGTTCATGATTACAAAAGATGTTCTCAATATTTACAAattgttcacgaatttgaaaatgTTCTCGATTTCAAAAAACATTCACATTTTTTttgaatttcaaaaaatttcaagaatttgaaaaatgCTACTAAATTGCAAAAAATGTTCTCAAATTTGAGAAAAGtgaatttcaatttttttccctcaaatttgagaaaaagttCTTGAATTTCAAAATATGTTCTCGATTTCAAATAACATTCACAATTTTTGTTTTTGAATTTCAAAAAAGGTTCCCAAGTTCTCGAGGTCAAGGAGTCCGAGAtcaaggaggctttaaaaaggatgaaaagaggcaaggcgatgggccctgattgtatccccattCAGGTGTGGGAAGGCCtcggggacatagcgatagtatggctagccaagcttttcaacctcattttttGGGCAAACAAGATGCCATAAGAATGGAGACTGAGTATATTAGTATCAATCTTAAAGAACAAGGGGGGtgttcagagttgtactaattaTCGTGGAATTAAGGGGATGAGCCATACAATaaagctatgggagagagtcattgagcaccgcttaagaagaatgacaggcgtgaccaaaaatcagtttggtttcatgcctaggaggtcgacgatggaagccattttcttggttcgacaacttatggagagatacaCGAAGCAAAAGAAagacttgcatatggtgttcattgacttgaagaaggcctatgataagataccgtGGAATGTCATgtgtggtgggccttggagaaacacaaagtcccagcaaaatacattaccctcatcaaggacatgtacgataatgttaTGACAAGTGTTCaaacaagtgatgtcgacactgatgactttccgattaagataggactacatcaggggtcagctttgagcccttatctttttgccttggtgatggatgagatcacaagggatatacaaggagatatcctatggtgtatgctctttgcggacgatgtggtgctagttgacgatagtcggacggggGTAAATGGGAAGTTAtagttatggagacaaaccttggaaccgaaagggtttaagcttagtagaactaaaactgAGTATATGATGTGctgtttcagtactactaggtgtgaggaggaggaggttagccttgatgggcaGGTGGTGCCTCAGAAGAACACCTTTTcgatatttggggtcaatgctgtaggaggatgggggtattgatgaagatgtgaaccatcaaATCAAAgtcggatggatgaagtggcgccaagcttctcgcatcctctgtgacaagagagtgccacaaaatctaaaaggcaagttctacaggacggcggttcAACCCGCAATGCtgtatggcgctgagtgttggccgactaaaagacGACATGTTTAACAGTTAGGTGTGGtggagatgcgtatgttgagatggatgtgtggccacacgaggaaggatcgagttcggaatgatgatatacgaaatagagttgggtagcaccaattgaagagaagttTGTCCAACATCgcctgagatggtttgggcatatccAGCGTAGGCCTCCAGAAGCCCCAGTGCATAGCagacggctaaagcgtgcggagaatgtcaagagaggtcggggtagaccgaattttGCATGgaaggagtccgttaagagagacatgaaggattgaagtatcaccaaagaactggctatggacaggggtgcgtggaagcttgctatccatgtgccggAGCCATGAGTTAGTCATGAGATTTATgtgtttcacctctagcctaccccaatttgtttgggactaaaggctttgttgttgttattgttgttccCAAGTTCttgaattatgcaaacattaatgTGCTTCGAAAATATTGCCAGGATTTTGATAATTGTTCACGCATTTTGAAGAATGTTCCTCTATTTCAAAAgatgttcatgaatttaaaattTTCCATGGTTTGAAAAAATGTTTTAGAATCTCAAAAAATGTCCCACAAATTAAATTAAATTATGACGAATTAGGAAGTgtttgtgatatggaagaaaatGTTATTCCCCGACCCATTGATAACCAGGTGCGCGTTTTGATCGCTATTCCCCGACCTGCGCGGGGATCAGAGAGGATCCGCTGCGAGAAAGCAGCTCGGTCCGTATCGGCGACGAACCGGCCCAAGAAGTTTGGGCCTGAACTGCACAGCCCACCGACCCAGAACCGCCGTGGCTAACTTTACTTGACCCCGGAGCCCTCTGGCccttcctcctcccctcccctccccatcgCCGACCGCCATGGCCGCCGACCCTAGCTCCGACCTCGCCAACGGGGCCCCGgcccccgcccccgccgcggGCGCCGACAAGAAGAAGTCGCGCGAGagcgagcgccgccgccgccgccggaagcagaagaagagcaaggcgCCCGCTTccgacgccgccgcctcggaCGCCGACGCGGCCGCAGATGCCGAGGAGGAGAAGCCCGACTCCAAGCCCCCGGTACGTGGACGGGCGCCCCTAGGGTTTCTTCGGGTGGGGCTCGCGACGGCCTCTCTGACGCTGGGTTGTGCGGTGCCGTGTGTGTAGGTGGAGATCGAGGTGGAGTACGTGCCGGAGGAGCCGGACCTCGCCGACGGCCTGCTCGCCGACTTCAAGAGCATCTTCGACAAGTTCACCTTCAAGGAGCCCGTCGCCGCCGAGGTACCCGAGCCCGTCGATTACCAAAGCAAAACCCTACCTATGAATCTCTCTCTAGTTCTACCTGCTCTGCCGTGGACATTGGGTATACATATGCTCGGCAACCTACACTAGTCTTAATGGGTTGGTAGTTTGTGCTGGCAGGATGGGGAGAAGAAGGACGAGGCGGCCGACGCGGCGAAGAAGGGGTCGGGGTCCGACTCGGACGACGACGAGCAGGAGACCcagcagaagaagaaggaagggggcatctccaacaagaagaagaaggttTGCTTCTCTCTCTCTGTGTCTGCCTGATTGTTgaattacctgttcttttatgcGCGATTGTTGTGGTTTCGTAGAAGGCGCTAAGCATGAATTCTGCTGTTTTGGTTTGTGTTTTGTAGCTGGAGCAAAGGATGAAGATTGCGGAGCTGAAGCAGATATGCAACAGGCCCGACGTCGTCGAAGTAAGCCACCCCCTCTCTTTCTTTTGTTGTGAACCAGGTGTGCTGGGCTGCTGGCAGTCTGGTGTGCCTGTATTGCTTTGAATGAATGTGTTGATGCAGCATCCTATACTTCTGTGCTTGCCCGTCTAGTGTTTTGCATTGCCAAAGGTTGCCAATGCTAATGTGATCTGACCACTACCAATGGTCTCTAGTTGATATAACTCAAATTGCACTTGGGTTTTTGCTTAAAGTCATGTACCATTGTCGTCTGGTCATGCAGTTGCCATTGGCTGCAGGCTCTGTAACAACACATTTTGTTTTGTCCTTGGTTCCTAACAGTGAGGATGTTTTGGGTGTCATTTAAGCTTTCTGATTTATCCAAGTAGATAATACATAATAAGTTTCAAGGCAACTGTAAAAGGTTATGTTAGGCTGGATTGCTAGAAAACTGTGCTTGCAACTTTTACCATCACCTCTTGTTGATATAACTAAAGTTGCATTGGAGAATTTGTTTCAAGTCTGTCTACTATTCTGGACCGGTCATGCAGTTTCCAGTGGCTGTGCAGTTTGTAACAATGCACTTTGTTAGTGAGGACGTGTTTGAAATTATGTCAACTTTCTGTTTTATCTGAGTAAATAACCCGTAGTAAGGTCCATGGCAACTTAGACTTATCTTAATCTAGATTGCTAGAAGAATGTGCCAGCAACTTTCACCTTTCACAGTTCCAAGATTAAGATGTATTTCTCCTATTAAAGGCCATGACAGCATGCACACACGTGTACCCATGCAGCTTGTATCGGTGGTGTGAACATAAGATGAGATAATGTCACTAAACTATTTGTTGTGTGCCATCTTGTTTAACTCATTGCCATTAGCAGTGTAAAATTGTTTATGGATTAGCTTCAACTGATGCAATTATGCTATTCCTGCCAGGTTTGGGATGCGACTGCGTCAGATCCCAAGTTACTTGTCTATCTGAAGTCTTACAGGAACACAGTACCTGTCCCAAGGCACTGGTCTCAAAAGAGGAAATTCTTGCAGGTTTGTAATACATGTACCATGAGTAATCTTGTTCTGCATAATTTCGTAATGAGTGCTTGGATGCTCCTCTGAGAAATCAACCACACAATCATAATTTAGTGTTGTTAGTAGTGGAGTGGTAGGCAGATGCAAACAGACCATCAGTTTTCTTCGAAAAAAAGTGTTGGAGCATCTCCCTCAATTAATATCTGTCATTGAACAAACACTGCATGCCTTCATGTATTACAGAGGTTTTTTTTTTTCAAACAAACATAAGGGCCAAGGGACAGACAATATGCCAGGCCTGAATTCACTCAATGTCGAACACACTTGGGGTTTATCCTTGCATCATTGAAAAGTGTAAGCCCATAACTGCAACTGTTCGGGCCAGCACGGATATGCTAGTGTAACTCATTGCAAAGTGCCATGGGGTGGGTCTTATTAGTAGAGGGCAGGGAACATAAAGTTGATAAGGTTTTTCCCCTCCCTCTTATACAGATATATAATTCTTGCAGGGATGCTGCAACTTCCTGGGAGCGAGGTCTTGGTGGTACTGTACTTGAGTGATTGCTGTAGTATGAATGCTAAAGTGTTTGATCTAGTTGATTCATGCTAGGCATTCCCTTGAAAGACATTTAGGTCCATCTAGGATCTTGACCTTTGGTCCTCCTTTGTTTGCGTATACAAGTATATCATTTGCCCAGGCCTTTGCAACTTTGTATATATCTCCAAAACATGAAATTACGCTTTGCTTCATATTATCTATATCTTGTCGAATAGATTTTATATCACCATGTTATTTCTTTCAGGGCAAGAGAGGTATCGAAAAACAACCATTCCAACTTCCTGACTTCATTGCTGCAACTGGAATAGAAAAAATTAGACAGGTATGTTAATATCTTGGTCCTTTGTAGCAATGCTATGGACATTGTATCTCCCTTGTCAACTTGGTAACTTCAGGAGTTTTGTTTTATTGTCACTTCTAATTTTTATTCCACAAATGGGCAAGATGGACAAATTTTAAGTACCTTTCCAAATGCATTTTCAGGCATATATCGAGAAAGAGGATAGCAAAAAGTTGAAGCAGAAGCAGCGGGAGCGTATGCAGCCAAAAATGGGCAAGATGGATATAGATTATCAGGTCAGTTAATTCCTCTTGAGGCCAATCTGAGTTGCACATAGAAGCACATGCCATATATATTTGTGTGTTCGCCATAATGTGCAAGATGGATACAGAGCACTATTTATTTGCCCCCTGATTATAGTTGCGCATACAAGCACATGCCTGCGTTTTCTCCTTGTGCTATACTTCTCTACATGCATATCTGTTTGCCAGGTGTTTAATTACATGACTAATACTGATAATGTACACGTGAAAATATCATAGCTGATAAGTACGATGTGTTTCTTCCATATGTTCAAATTTTAGACATGAGTTAACTTCTGAATGTGCAGGAAAGGAAGTCTCACCGTAATTTTGTTGTGTGCAGGTTTTACACGACGCCTTCTTCAAATATCAAACAAAACCAAAATTGACTAGTCATGGTGACCTTTACTACGAAGGAAAAGAGTTTGAGGTACTTTTTTTTGCTTCGCTCTCTTCTTAGTGTCAGAAACAGAGATAATTGATATTTGTTTGGGAGATCCATATGTCTGTGTTCTCAAACCTGTCTTACCGAGCATAATACATGTATGAACTCAACAGGTCAAACTCAGGGAAATGAAGCCAGGTATGCTGTCCCGAGAACTTAAAGAAGCACTTGGTATGCCAGAAGGTGCACCGCCTCCATGGCTTATAAACATGCAGGTATTGTTCTTTTTAAGAAGAAAAAAACTCCAGGCAGCTGGTTTTCTGGTTGACTGATCTCTTGTTATTGGCCAGCTATATCAACTGACAT
The sequence above is a segment of the Aegilops tauschii subsp. strangulata cultivar AL8/78 chromosome 6, Aet v6.0, whole genome shotgun sequence genome. Coding sequences within it:
- the LOC109758912 gene encoding uncharacterized protein, with product MAADPSSDLANGAPAPAPAAGADKKKSRESERRRRRRKQKKSKAPASDAAASDADAAADAEEEKPDSKPPVEIEVEYVPEEPDLADGLLADFKSIFDKFTFKEPVAAEDGEKKDEAADAAKKGSGSDSDDDEQETQQKKKEGGISNKKKKLEQRMKIAELKQICNRPDVVEVWDATASDPKLLVYLKSYRNTVPVPRHWSQKRKFLQGKRGIEKQPFQLPDFIAATGIEKIRQAYIEKEDSKKLKQKQRERMQPKMGKMDIDYQVLHDAFFKYQTKPKLTSHGDLYYEGKEFEVKLREMKPGMLSRELKEALGMPEGAPPPWLINMQRYGPPPSYPSLKIPGLNAPIPLGATFGYRPGEWGKPPVDEHGRPLYGDVFGILQLDEPNYDEEPVDRSKHWGDLEEEEEEEEDDEEEEEEELMEDEDMEAGMQSVDTMSSTPTGVETPDVIDLRKQQRKESERPTDKQLYQVLEQKEEKIAPGTLYGSSHTYVVGAQDKAGVKRVDLLKNQKSDKVDVTIHPEELEVMDDVLAAKYEEAREEEKLRNQKEDFSDMVAENASKRKRKHEKDGKSSKKKDFKF